A single Venturia canescens isolate UGA chromosome 1, ASM1945775v1, whole genome shotgun sequence DNA region contains:
- the LOC122415336 gene encoding uncharacterized protein isoform X3, producing MDNVFKLVEFREENDGQKKSVDVIPSSWIAYDKNTDGLMAKFMPPPYDEENSALLHSLIECCAPAPEDWPAYAVTVRGRARTYQEGLKKLRILDQKDHAFSTDDEYSSSDKARMAMESYKTGERVSNSLWEVPELTDENLNLISETFELATSETVSKTKEKESTKKIKVVQNKIIPESFTKTQTRQESTPPLMLFDDMVSVMKDGASLEDIKAAVTKGFYAQSLHLAQISTQLEELKIMCTETVANKMSELPNFSSPTKKHNLILPLKNMQDFMDFEAKLLADEKFRNDIIASMWRIASISVPMQQTVRDIFKKFISRDIVVQFTAVKNTGRKQVLSKTKFFSCVQDVVIAKFASDEKKSVSVKDFEQAVGRVINNAKDWDGNRAIRQKNSQ from the exons ATGGATAACGTTTTCAAACTGGTTGAATTCAGAGAAGAGAATGacggacaaaaaaaatcagtcgaTGTTATTCCAAGTAGTTGGATAGCTTATGATAAAAACACCGATGGACTCATGGCAAAATTTATGCCCCCACCATATGATGAAGAGAATTCAGCATTACTGCATTCACTTATCGAATGTTGTGCTCCAGCACCGGAGGATTGGCCAGCTTATGCAGTCACTGTACGCGGCAGAGCTA GAACTTATCAAGAaggcttgaaaaaattgagaatactCGACCAAAAAGACCATGCATTCTCTACTGACGATGAATATTCTTCAAGTGACAAAGCTAGGATGGCAATGGAATCCTATAAAACGGGAGAACGGGTTTCTAACAGTCTTTGGGAGGTTCCTGAATTGACGGATGAAAATCTGAATCTAA taTCCGAAACGTTTGAGCTAGCTACTTCGGAAACAGTATCTAaaacaaaagagaaagagtcgACAAAAAAGATCAAAG TGGTGCAAAACAAAATCATCCCCGAGTCTTTTACAAAGACTCAAACACGACAGGAGAGTACACCACCTCTTATGCTATTCGACGACATGGTATCAGTAATGAAAGATGGTGCTTCATTGGAAG ATATCAAAGCAGCCGTGACTAAAGGTTTCTATGCACAAAGCCTTCATTTGGCGCAAATATCGACTCAACTAGAAGAACTGAAAATTATGTGTACAGAAACTGTAGCCAACAAGATGTCCGAGCTTCCAAACTTCAGCAGTCCAACCAAAAAACATAATTTAATTCTGCCATTAAAAAATATGCAAGACTTTATGGACTTCGAGGCTAAACTACTcgccgatgaaaaatttcgtaatgacATT ATTGCAAGCATGTGGCGGATTGCTAGTATTTCCGTGCCAATGCAACAGACCGTACgggatattttcaaaaaattcatctctCGAGACATTGTTGTACAATTCACCGCAGTGAAGAATACGGGAAGAAAGCAAGTCCTTTCCAAAACTAAATTCTTCTCGTGCGTTCAAg ATGTTGTTATCGCAAAATTCGCCAGCGACGAGAAGAAATCCGTAAGCGTCAAAGATTTTGAGCAAGCTGTTGGCAGAGTCATCAACAATGCCAAGGATTGGGATGGAAATCGGGCTATACGCCAAAAAAATTCCCAATAA
- the LOC122415336 gene encoding uncharacterized protein isoform X2, translating into MDNVFKLVEFREENDGQKKSVDVIPSSWIAYDKNTDGLMAKFMPPPYDEENSALLHSLIECCAPAPEDWPAYAVTVRGRARTYQEGLKKLRILDQKDHAFSTDDEYSSSDKARMAMESYKTGERVSNSLWEVPELTDENLNLMVQNKIIPESFTSTQIRHESTPPLMLFNDMVSVINDCNLLKVSETLEPAAASETVSKRKEKESTKKIKVVQNKIIPESFTKTQTRQESTPPLMLFDDMVSVMKDGASLEDIKAAVTKGFYAQSLHLAQISTQLEELKIMCTETVANKMSELPNFSSPTKKHNLILPLKNMQDFMDFEAKLLADEKFRNDIIASMWRIASISVPMQQTVRDIFKKFISRDIVVQFTAVKNTGRKQVLSKTKFFSCVQDVVIAKFASDEKKSVSVKDFEQAVGRVINNAKDWDGNRAIRQKNSQ; encoded by the exons ATGGATAACGTTTTCAAACTGGTTGAATTCAGAGAAGAGAATGacggacaaaaaaaatcagtcgaTGTTATTCCAAGTAGTTGGATAGCTTATGATAAAAACACCGATGGACTCATGGCAAAATTTATGCCCCCACCATATGATGAAGAGAATTCAGCATTACTGCATTCACTTATCGAATGTTGTGCTCCAGCACCGGAGGATTGGCCAGCTTATGCAGTCACTGTACGCGGCAGAGCTA GAACTTATCAAGAaggcttgaaaaaattgagaatactCGACCAAAAAGACCATGCATTCTCTACTGACGATGAATATTCTTCAAGTGACAAAGCTAGGATGGCAATGGAATCCTATAAAACGGGAGAACGGGTTTCTAACAGTCTTTGGGAGGTTCCTGAATTGACGGATGAAAATCTGAATCTAA TGGTGCAAAACAAAATCATCCCCGAGTCTTTTACAAGTACTCAAATACGACATGAGAGCACACCTCCTCTTATGCTATTTAACGACATGGTTTCGGTAATAAATGACTGTAATTTATTGAAAG taTCCGAGACGCTTGAACCAGCAGCTGCCTCGGAGACAGTAtctaaaagaaaagagaaagagtcgACAAAAAAGATCAAAG TGGTGCAAAACAAAATCATCCCCGAGTCTTTTACAAAGACTCAAACACGACAGGAGAGTACACCACCTCTTATGCTATTCGACGACATGGTATCAGTAATGAAAGATGGTGCTTCATTGGAAG ATATCAAAGCAGCCGTGACTAAAGGTTTCTATGCACAAAGCCTTCATTTGGCGCAAATATCGACTCAACTAGAAGAACTGAAAATTATGTGTACAGAAACTGTAGCCAACAAGATGTCCGAGCTTCCAAACTTCAGCAGTCCAACCAAAAAACATAATTTAATTCTGCCATTAAAAAATATGCAAGACTTTATGGACTTCGAGGCTAAACTACTcgccgatgaaaaatttcgtaatgacATT ATTGCAAGCATGTGGCGGATTGCTAGTATTTCCGTGCCAATGCAACAGACCGTACgggatattttcaaaaaattcatctctCGAGACATTGTTGTACAATTCACCGCAGTGAAGAATACGGGAAGAAAGCAAGTCCTTTCCAAAACTAAATTCTTCTCGTGCGTTCAAg ATGTTGTTATCGCAAAATTCGCCAGCGACGAGAAGAAATCCGTAAGCGTCAAAGATTTTGAGCAAGCTGTTGGCAGAGTCATCAACAATGCCAAGGATTGGGATGGAAATCGGGCTATACGCCAAAAAAATTCCCAATAA
- the LOC122415332 gene encoding uncharacterized protein: MNRDEQRRYKARMRMRRYRSMRKFSKDLHSPSTSFASVTRERNENITDGVTKIFDNENSESATSSINGGELNFNKHDSEGHTDNKESSGDELNRDSDGKFTNEESSEATSNNEESSEVESMNEESSEENSDGDRQCNEENQERRGHPVEENTEILELRKWAVAARIPQTQLDKLLEILRKRLLPELPKSSKTFLKTTSAMYEIEKFKDVDGAEIGDFVYFGIKHHLQRIVNSNLHKDNILYLQFNIDGISLFKSSSKQLWPILCKVFSEPDVYRVFPVAIYAGIEKPHVANMYFEKFNNEMLDLLREGIVIDGTLLEIRIMCFICDKPARSFVKCIKNHGAYYACERCTVKGERYDERIIYPSTNCPERTNESFRRQEQPEHHRGVSPLLIIAELDMVMHFVLDFMHLCCLGLMKKLLEYWMKGDRKVKMSHTGKSILTYILLELQSQIPQEFQRTTRSLAEIAKWKATEFRFFLLYLGSVVLKKVLQDDLYKHFMLLHAACRILCSKDLALKFNEQAKTYLTRFVQLSEFYYGKQSQVLNMHSVIHLADDVKNLKCPLNNITAFPFESSLGKIKKMVRNGNRPLSQICRRYYEEFLVNTDKTEIPQAVIIVYKKVKKGIEPQRNRIIKKLQYKEFTLTNNSPDNTVMLQNGQILMINAIYKLSNQHQEEIKIAGKILSREKPIFEYPCNSQTLHMWKVKKTNINKTCALQNIQAKMVCLKIDDGSEEKKIYVMPLLHT; encoded by the exons ATGAATCGAGATGAGCAACGTCGGTATAAGGCGCGCATGCGTATGCGAAGATATCGCTCTAtgcgtaaattttcaaaag ATTTACATAGCCCGAGTACTAGTTTTGCTTCGGTAACtagagaaagaaatgaaaacatcACAGATGGTGTGACAAAGATTTTTGATAATGAAAACAGTGAGTCTGCGACAAGTTCAATCAATGGTGGGGAATTGAATTTTAACAAACATGACAGCGAAGGGCATACTGATAATAAAGAATCCAGCGGTGATGAGCTAAACAGAGACAGCGATGGAAAATTCACCAATGAAGAAAGCAGCGAAGCAACATCTAATAATGAAGAGAGCAGCGAAGtagaatccatgaatgaagaAAGCAGCGAAGAAAATTCTGACGGGGACAGGCAGTGTAATGAAGAAAACCAAGAGCGGAGAGGGCATCCTGTTGAAGAAAACACTGAAATTTTAGAACTGCGAAAGTGGGCTGTGGCTGCTCGTATTCCACAAACACAGTTGGataaattgcttgaaattcttcgaaaaaGATTGTTACCAGAATTGCCAAAATCATCAAAAACTTTCCTCAAAACAACATCAGCAAtgtatgaaattgaaaagttcaaggATGTTGATGGTGCTGAAATAGGTGACTTTGTGTATTTTGGAATAAAACACCATCTCCAAAGAATTGTGAACTCCAATTTGCACAAAGACAATATATTGTACCTGCAATTTAACATCGATGGAATTTCCCTGTTTAAATCAAGCAGTAAGCAACTCTGGCCAATTttatgcaaagttttttctgaaCCCGACGTATATCGAGTTTTCCCAGTGGCTATATACGCCGGAATCGAAAAGCCGCACGTTGCGAACatgtattttgaaaaatttaacaatgaGATGTTAGATCTTTTACGCGAAGGAATCGTTATAGATGGGACGCTACTCGAAATTCGTATTATGTGTTTCATTTGCGACAAACCCGCTCGCTCTTTCGTCAAATGCATAAAAAACCATGGCGCATATTATGCCTGTGAGCGTTGTACTGTTAAAGGTGAGAGATATGATGAACGTATAATCTATCCATCCACAAATTGCCCGGAAAGAACAAATGAAAGTTTTCGGAGACAAGAACAACCTGAACACCATAGAGGGGTCTCACCTTTACTAATCATCGCTGAACTCGACATGGTTATGCATTTTGTGTTGGATTTTATGCATCTTTGCTGTCTTggcttgatgaaaaaattgctcgAATATTGGATGAAGGGTGatcgaaaagtaaaaatgagCCACACAGGGAAATCAATTTTGACCTACATTTTACTTGAACTGCAATCGCAAATACCTCAAGAATTTCAACGCACAACCAGATCATTGGCCGAGATTGCAAAGTGGAAAGCAACGgaattccgattttttttgttgtatcTCGGATcagttgttttgaaaaaagttctaCAAGATGACTTGTACAAACATTTTATGCTCTTGCATGCGGCTTGTAGAATTTTGTGCTCAAAAGACCTGGcgttgaaattcaatgaacAGGCAAAGACTTATCTTACACGATTCGTACAACTCAGCGAATTTTATTATGGAAAACAGAGCCAAGTTTTAAATATGCACTCGGTAATACATTTGGCCGACGATGTCAAAAATCTAAAATGTCCTTTGAATAATATCACCGCATTTCCGTTTGAAAGTTCATtaggaaaaattaaaaaaatggtccGAAATGGCAATCGTCCGCTGTCTCAAATATGTCGTCGGTATTATGAAGAATTTCTCGTTAATACAGATAAAACTGAAATACCACAAGCTGTGATAATAGTCtacaaaaaagtcaaaaaaggCATCGAACCACAAAGAaacagaataataaaaaagcttCAATATAAAGAATTTACTCTGACTAATAATTCACCCGACAACACGGTAATGCTCCAAAACGGTCAGATTTTAATGATCAACGCAATATATAAATTGTCTAATCAACATCAAGAAGAAATTAAGATCGCCGGAAAAATTTTGAGTCGAGAAAAACCTATTTTTGAATATCCGTGTAACTCACAGACCCTGCATATGtggaaggtaaaaaaaaccAACATTAACAAAACTTGTGCTCTTCAAAATATTCAGGCCAAAATGGTGTGCTTGAAAATCGATGATGgttcagaagaaaaaaaaatctatgtaATGCCATTACTTCatacgtaa
- the LOC122415336 gene encoding uncharacterized protein isoform X1, which translates to MDNVFKLVEFREENDGQKKSVDVIPSSWIAYDKNTDGLMAKFMPPPYDEENSALLHSLIECCAPAPEDWPAYAVTVRGRARTYQEGLKKLRILDQKDHAFSTDDEYSSSDKARMAMESYKTGERVSNSLWEVPELTDENLNLISETFELATSETVSKTKEKESTKKIKVVQNKIIPESFTSTQIRHESTPPLMLFNDMVSVINDCNLLKVSETLEPAAASETVSKRKEKESTKKIKVVQNKIIPESFTKTQTRQESTPPLMLFDDMVSVMKDGASLEDIKAAVTKGFYAQSLHLAQISTQLEELKIMCTETVANKMSELPNFSSPTKKHNLILPLKNMQDFMDFEAKLLADEKFRNDIIASMWRIASISVPMQQTVRDIFKKFISRDIVVQFTAVKNTGRKQVLSKTKFFSCVQDVVIAKFASDEKKSVSVKDFEQAVGRVINNAKDWDGNRAIRQKNSQ; encoded by the exons ATGGATAACGTTTTCAAACTGGTTGAATTCAGAGAAGAGAATGacggacaaaaaaaatcagtcgaTGTTATTCCAAGTAGTTGGATAGCTTATGATAAAAACACCGATGGACTCATGGCAAAATTTATGCCCCCACCATATGATGAAGAGAATTCAGCATTACTGCATTCACTTATCGAATGTTGTGCTCCAGCACCGGAGGATTGGCCAGCTTATGCAGTCACTGTACGCGGCAGAGCTA GAACTTATCAAGAaggcttgaaaaaattgagaatactCGACCAAAAAGACCATGCATTCTCTACTGACGATGAATATTCTTCAAGTGACAAAGCTAGGATGGCAATGGAATCCTATAAAACGGGAGAACGGGTTTCTAACAGTCTTTGGGAGGTTCCTGAATTGACGGATGAAAATCTGAATCTAA taTCCGAAACGTTTGAGCTAGCTACTTCGGAAACAGTATCTAaaacaaaagagaaagagtcgACAAAAAAGATCAAAG TGGTGCAAAACAAAATCATCCCCGAGTCTTTTACAAGTACTCAAATACGACATGAGAGCACACCTCCTCTTATGCTATTTAACGACATGGTTTCGGTAATAAATGACTGTAATTTATTGAAAG taTCCGAGACGCTTGAACCAGCAGCTGCCTCGGAGACAGTAtctaaaagaaaagagaaagagtcgACAAAAAAGATCAAAG TGGTGCAAAACAAAATCATCCCCGAGTCTTTTACAAAGACTCAAACACGACAGGAGAGTACACCACCTCTTATGCTATTCGACGACATGGTATCAGTAATGAAAGATGGTGCTTCATTGGAAG ATATCAAAGCAGCCGTGACTAAAGGTTTCTATGCACAAAGCCTTCATTTGGCGCAAATATCGACTCAACTAGAAGAACTGAAAATTATGTGTACAGAAACTGTAGCCAACAAGATGTCCGAGCTTCCAAACTTCAGCAGTCCAACCAAAAAACATAATTTAATTCTGCCATTAAAAAATATGCAAGACTTTATGGACTTCGAGGCTAAACTACTcgccgatgaaaaatttcgtaatgacATT ATTGCAAGCATGTGGCGGATTGCTAGTATTTCCGTGCCAATGCAACAGACCGTACgggatattttcaaaaaattcatctctCGAGACATTGTTGTACAATTCACCGCAGTGAAGAATACGGGAAGAAAGCAAGTCCTTTCCAAAACTAAATTCTTCTCGTGCGTTCAAg ATGTTGTTATCGCAAAATTCGCCAGCGACGAGAAGAAATCCGTAAGCGTCAAAGATTTTGAGCAAGCTGTTGGCAGAGTCATCAACAATGCCAAGGATTGGGATGGAAATCGGGCTATACGCCAAAAAAATTCCCAATAA